In Granulicatella elegans, one genomic interval encodes:
- the ffh gene encoding signal recognition particle protein: protein MAFEGLSDRLQNAMGSVTKKGKITEADLKQMMREVRLALLEADVNFKVVKDFVRKVNERALGSNVLEALSPAQQVVKIVNEELTELMGGEQAPFQFSPKPPTVVMMVGLQGAGKTTTAGKLASFLAKHENKRPLLVAADVYRPAAIDQLQTLGKQLNYPVFSLGTDVNPVEIAKQAIERATIEGRDLVIIDTAGRLHIDEALMEELQNIKAVANPNEILLVVDAMTGQDAVNVAETFNERLDITGVILTKLDGDTRGGAALSIRSVTGKSIKFSGRGEKLEDFEIFYPERMASRILGMGDIMTLIEKAQQDFDEAKAQEMADKIKANTFDFNDFIDQLDQVNKMGPLEDILKMIPGLNKIPGLNDLKVDPKDTARMKAIVLSMTPAERENPDILSQARRKRIAAGSARPLAEVNRLIKQFNESKKMMNQMSNGNMQAMESMMGQLGMGGGRNKLGQIAMQQYARRQKQNKLKKLKKKR from the coding sequence AACTTCAAAGTTGTAAAAGATTTTGTACGAAAAGTAAATGAACGTGCGTTAGGTTCTAATGTGTTAGAAGCCTTATCTCCAGCACAACAAGTTGTAAAAATTGTTAATGAAGAATTAACAGAATTAATGGGGGGAGAACAAGCTCCATTCCAATTTTCACCTAAACCACCTACTGTCGTGATGATGGTCGGTTTACAAGGGGCAGGTAAAACAACTACTGCTGGTAAATTAGCTTCATTTTTAGCAAAACATGAAAACAAACGTCCATTATTAGTAGCAGCCGACGTCTATCGTCCAGCCGCTATTGATCAATTACAAACGTTAGGAAAACAATTAAATTATCCAGTATTTTCATTAGGAACAGATGTCAATCCAGTTGAGATTGCAAAACAAGCGATTGAACGTGCGACAATTGAAGGTCGTGACTTAGTCATTATTGATACGGCAGGTCGTTTACATATCGATGAAGCGTTAATGGAAGAATTACAAAATATTAAAGCTGTTGCGAATCCAAATGAAATCTTATTAGTGGTCGATGCAATGACAGGGCAAGATGCTGTAAATGTTGCTGAAACATTTAATGAGCGCTTAGATATTACAGGGGTTATTTTAACAAAATTAGATGGGGACACTCGTGGTGGTGCAGCTCTGTCGATTCGTTCTGTAACAGGAAAATCAATTAAATTTTCTGGACGTGGAGAAAAATTAGAAGATTTTGAAATTTTCTATCCTGAACGTATGGCTTCTCGTATTCTTGGTATGGGCGATATCATGACTTTAATTGAAAAAGCTCAACAAGATTTTGATGAAGCAAAAGCTCAAGAAATGGCGGATAAAATTAAAGCTAATACATTTGACTTTAATGATTTTATCGACCAATTAGATCAAGTGAATAAAATGGGACCACTGGAAGATATCTTAAAGATGATTCCAGGATTAAATAAAATTCCAGGATTAAATGATTTAAAAGTGGATCCAAAAGATACAGCACGTATGAAAGCTATTGTCTTATCAATGACGCCAGCAGAACGTGAAAATCCAGATATTTTATCTCAAGCAAGACGTAAAAGAATTGCAGCAGGTTCAGCTCGTCCATTGGCAGAAGTAAACCGTTTGATTAAACAATTTAATGAATCGAAAAAAATGATGAATCAAATGTCAAATGGAAATATGCAAGCGATGGAATCGATGATGGGACAATTAGGCATGGGTGGAGGCCGTAATAAATTAGGTCAAATTGCTATGCAACAATATGCTCGTCGTCAAAAACAAAATAAATTGAAAAAATTAAAGAAAAAACGTTAA
- a CDS encoding NADPH-dependent FMN reductase, with product MSKQVLFINGSLRKESFNQTIIDYVQEKLVEKGYQTKQISFKDVPFFSQDIEFSAPAIVEEYRGDFEASQAVWIVSPEYNGSLPGSLKNGLDWMARSLDITSYAPPAYIDSKLIAFSSAAGHSGGANVLRALTELATKMRMNPLEKTVGLHIGAGFQTGVLTLSDEDKSELEKQVELLVAALEK from the coding sequence ATGTCAAAACAAGTATTATTCATTAATGGTTCATTGAGAAAAGAATCTTTTAACCAAACTATTATTGATTATGTACAAGAAAAGTTAGTTGAAAAAGGCTATCAAACAAAACAAATTAGTTTTAAAGATGTACCATTTTTCAGTCAAGATATTGAATTCTCAGCTCCTGCTATCGTAGAAGAGTATCGTGGAGATTTTGAAGCATCTCAAGCTGTTTGGATTGTATCTCCTGAGTATAACGGAAGTTTACCAGGAAGTTTAAAAAATGGTTTAGACTGGATGGCTCGTTCATTAGATATTACTTCTTATGCGCCACCTGCTTATATTGATAGCAAATTAATTGCATTCAGTAGTGCAGCAGGACATTCTGGTGGAGCAAATGTTTTACGTGCTTTAACAGAATTAGCTACTAAAATGCGTATGAATCCACTAGAAAAAACAGTGGGACTTCATATTGGAGCAGGATTCCAAACAGGAGTTTTAACTCTATCAGATGAAGATAAATCTGAATTAGAGAAACAAGTGGAATTATTAGTAGCAGCATTAGAAAAATAA
- a CDS encoding MFS transporter: protein MNNEKWHVLPAVIATAIMSFCGVLIETAMNVTFPTLMQEFQTTSSGIQWVTTGYLLAIAMVVPISAYLVRNFTTRQLFLASNLIFIIGVLINCISPNLIMLLFGRFLQGVGTGIALPLMFHIVLTQVPIEQHGTVIGLGSMTTALAPPIGPTFGGLVSAALGWRFIYWILIPCLVISLVIGLWAIPKEKSIQKSPFNLLAFFFLANCLASLLMAIEHLSLVWLLSSVVTGGLFEYFNRKNALLSFAPFKNHTFNGMLYVVLAFQATVLGLSFVYPNYLQLSLDQSVTTAGLFMFPGAAMVALLAPVSGKWFDVKGPLKPLLTGLILASIGGVLISVFFEHLAILPLLALNIILMSGNGFVMGSNVTFCLMQLDKDVQADGNSIVNTLQQFTGAISTTVVARIFSANMDRLPFAGKYSLMFITSLILFALVIFVVQYKKTRKPSEI from the coding sequence ATGAATAATGAAAAATGGCATGTATTACCAGCAGTAATTGCCACAGCAATTATGAGTTTCTGTGGTGTATTAATTGAAACGGCAATGAATGTAACATTTCCGACATTAATGCAAGAATTTCAGACAACTTCATCTGGAATTCAATGGGTTACAACAGGTTATTTATTAGCCATTGCGATGGTTGTTCCTATTTCTGCGTATTTAGTACGTAATTTTACAACAAGACAATTATTTTTAGCTTCGAATTTAATTTTTATTATAGGGGTTTTAATCAATTGTATTTCTCCCAATTTAATCATGCTATTATTTGGAAGATTTTTACAAGGGGTTGGTACGGGAATTGCGTTACCATTAATGTTCCATATTGTATTAACTCAAGTACCAATTGAACAGCATGGTACGGTCATTGGATTAGGTTCTATGACAACTGCTTTAGCACCACCTATTGGACCAACTTTTGGTGGATTAGTTTCAGCAGCTTTAGGATGGAGATTTATTTATTGGATTTTAATTCCATGTTTAGTCATTTCTTTAGTGATTGGTTTATGGGCGATTCCAAAAGAGAAAAGTATTCAAAAATCACCATTTAATCTGCTAGCATTTTTCTTCTTAGCGAATTGTTTAGCTAGTTTATTAATGGCAATTGAACATTTATCTCTTGTATGGCTATTAAGTTCAGTAGTAACGGGTGGATTATTTGAATATTTCAATCGTAAAAATGCTTTATTATCTTTTGCACCATTTAAAAATCATACCTTTAATGGAATGTTATATGTAGTGTTAGCTTTCCAAGCAACAGTATTAGGGTTATCATTTGTTTATCCGAATTACTTACAATTAAGTTTGGATCAAAGTGTGACAACTGCAGGGCTATTTATGTTCCCAGGTGCAGCAATGGTTGCTTTATTGGCTCCTGTTTCAGGTAAATGGTTTGATGTTAAAGGTCCGTTGAAGCCTTTATTAACAGGTTTAATTTTAGCAAGTATTGGTGGAGTATTAATTAGTGTCTTCTTTGAACATTTAGCGATTCTTCCATTATTAGCATTGAATATTATTTTAATGAGCGGAAATGGATTTGTGATGGGGAGTAATGTAACATTTTGTTTAATGCAATTAGACAAGGATGTTCAAGCGGATGGTAATAGTATCGTCAATACTTTACAGCAATTTACTGGGGCTATTTCTACAACAGTCGTGGCAAGAATTTTTTCTGCGAATATGGACCGATTACCATTTGCTGGAAAATATAGTTTAATGTTTATTACAAGTTTAATTTTATTTGCTTTAGTAATTTTTGTTGTTCAATATAAGAAGACAAGAAAGCCTAGTGAAATATAA
- a CDS encoding diacylglycerol/lipid kinase family protein, with product MKKAMVIINPTSGGEQALNYKEKIENKAKEYFEVVETRITEKAIDATHFAEEAAKEKYEAVIVFGGDGTVNEVVSGIAEKEYIPKLGIIPGGTGNLITKLVQIDQDIDKAIEGLDFNLTNKIDIGKANDHYFGYIFSVGSLPEAIHNVEIEDKTKFGMFAYAINTVKSVVRDEVFNIKVETENGNYEGEASQVLVLLSNYFSDKKIFDENKAGYANILILKDASIFSKLSLIPDLLKGDVVENDSIEYIKAKTIKISSDIEIESDIDGDQADDLPVEIKVLGNHIEIYSYPIEEE from the coding sequence TTGAAAAAGGCAATGGTTATTATTAATCCTACCTCTGGAGGAGAACAAGCATTAAATTATAAAGAAAAAATTGAAAATAAAGCAAAAGAATATTTTGAAGTTGTTGAAACTCGAATTACTGAAAAAGCTATAGATGCAACTCATTTTGCTGAAGAAGCAGCTAAAGAAAAATATGAGGCTGTGATTGTTTTCGGTGGAGATGGCACGGTGAATGAAGTTGTTTCAGGAATTGCTGAAAAAGAATATATTCCAAAATTAGGGATTATCCCTGGAGGAACAGGTAATTTAATTACTAAATTAGTACAAATTGATCAAGATATCGATAAAGCAATTGAAGGATTAGATTTTAATTTAACAAATAAAATTGATATTGGTAAAGCAAATGATCATTATTTTGGTTATATCTTTAGTGTAGGTTCATTACCAGAAGCAATTCATAATGTAGAAATTGAAGATAAAACAAAATTTGGAATGTTTGCATATGCAATTAACACGGTAAAATCTGTTGTTAGAGATGAAGTTTTTAATATTAAAGTTGAAACTGAAAATGGTAACTATGAAGGAGAAGCTAGTCAAGTATTAGTGTTATTATCGAACTATTTCTCTGATAAAAAAATATTTGATGAAAATAAAGCAGGTTATGCAAATATTTTAATTTTAAAAGATGCATCTATTTTCTCTAAATTATCATTAATTCCTGATTTATTAAAAGGGGATGTGGTAGAAAATGATAGTATTGAATATATTAAAGCAAAAACTATTAAAATTTCTTCTGACATTGAAATTGAATCAGATATCGATGGAGATCAAGCAGATGATTTACCAGTTGAAATTAAAGTATTAGGAAATCATATTGAAATCTATTCATATCCAATTGAAGAAGAATAG
- a CDS encoding Cof-type HAD-IIB family hydrolase has product MKPKLIALDLDGTTLNGQSEFNPITIQTLHRLTELGHKIAIVTGRPYRSSKHLYEGLGLGGPLVNFNGALCHIPTDENWQGEFHVTLDEEIVFDMLEFHKELECDYFMVEGKHHLYATIENIPDSPYYPKDQQPILLQKDTPLLEKPTAITVFSSIEKQPFIKEKIKQRYGHTIDVRTWGGDMPCLEIVTYGIDKSTGIQHLSRYYGIPTEDVLAFGDEDNDLEMIEFAGHGVAMNNAIDSLKAIADDITPLPHDQDGLAHYLMNYFKLEA; this is encoded by the coding sequence ATGAAACCAAAATTAATTGCACTAGATTTAGATGGCACAACTTTAAATGGGCAATCTGAATTTAATCCTATTACTATTCAAACGTTACATCGCTTAACAGAGCTTGGACATAAAATCGCCATTGTAACGGGACGTCCTTATCGAAGTTCAAAACATTTATATGAAGGATTAGGATTAGGCGGGCCGCTAGTAAACTTCAATGGTGCCCTATGTCATATTCCAACTGACGAAAATTGGCAAGGAGAATTTCACGTAACATTAGATGAAGAAATCGTTTTTGATATGTTGGAATTTCATAAAGAATTAGAATGTGATTATTTCATGGTTGAAGGAAAACATCATTTATATGCTACAATTGAAAATATTCCCGATTCCCCTTACTATCCAAAAGATCAACAACCTATCTTATTACAAAAAGATACTCCGTTACTAGAAAAGCCAACGGCTATTACCGTTTTTTCTAGTATTGAAAAGCAACCATTCATTAAAGAAAAAATTAAGCAACGTTATGGTCACACGATTGATGTGCGTACTTGGGGAGGCGATATGCCTTGCCTAGAAATTGTAACTTATGGCATCGATAAGTCTACTGGTATTCAACATTTATCTCGTTATTATGGAATACCTACAGAAGATGTTTTAGCTTTTGGAGATGAAGATAATGATTTAGAAATGATTGAATTTGCTGGGCACGGTGTTGCAATGAATAATGCCATTGATAGCCTAAAAGCAATTGCTGATGACATTACCCCATTACCACATGATCAAGATGGATTAGCTCATTACTTGATGAATTATTTTAAATTAGAAGCGTAA
- a CDS encoding alpha/beta fold hydrolase, translating into MIIIQEKVIENIPVLEIVQNENKDKRIPTVVCYHGWTGSKENCIHYGAMLAKNGMRAILPDQLYHGERKISELNGFELWEIIGQNVKEFPTLVGSYQKENLVDNKIGAIGFSMGGMTTYALLKHFPFLYAAVSLMGNADPVEFAKWSLTSTWMKDKPAVELTPDLMDKYVPLLQGLSLADTPEKIAGRPVLIWHGLEDKKVPYALNHAFYEKIKDEPYASRVKWIETPEVPHFVTFKAIEASVEFLKESLVEE; encoded by the coding sequence ATGATTATTATTCAAGAAAAAGTAATTGAAAATATTCCCGTTTTAGAAATTGTTCAAAATGAAAATAAAGATAAAAGGATTCCGACGGTTGTTTGTTATCATGGTTGGACAGGAAGTAAGGAAAACTGTATTCACTACGGAGCAATGCTTGCGAAAAATGGCATGCGTGCCATTTTACCTGATCAACTATATCATGGCGAACGAAAAATATCTGAATTAAATGGCTTTGAATTATGGGAAATTATTGGGCAAAATGTTAAAGAATTTCCAACATTAGTTGGGTCTTATCAAAAAGAAAATTTAGTCGATAATAAAATTGGCGCAATTGGATTTAGTATGGGTGGAATGACCACTTACGCATTATTAAAACATTTTCCATTTTTATACGCTGCAGTTAGTTTAATGGGGAATGCGGATCCGGTTGAATTTGCAAAATGGTCATTGACTTCAACATGGATGAAAGATAAACCAGCAGTAGAATTAACTCCGGATTTAATGGATAAATATGTACCTCTATTACAAGGATTATCATTAGCAGATACACCAGAAAAAATTGCTGGGCGTCCTGTTTTAATTTGGCATGGACTAGAAGATAAAAAAGTTCCTTATGCATTAAATCATGCATTTTATGAAAAGATTAAAGATGAACCGTATGCCAGTCGTGTGAAATGGATTGAAACACCAGAAGTACCACATTTTGTAACGTTTAAAGCCATTGAAGCATCCGTAGAATTTTTGAAAGAATCATTAGTAGAGGAGTAA
- a CDS encoding metal-sulfur cluster assembly factor yields MSETPEAMKEKILEALETVIDPELGIDIVNLGLIYGVELNEEGHCQVNLTLTTMGCPLADIITDEIHRALKGIEEIKTIDVKLVWYPAWSPEKMSRYARIALGIR; encoded by the coding sequence ATGAGTGAAACACCAGAAGCAATGAAAGAAAAAATTTTAGAAGCATTAGAAACAGTGATTGATCCAGAATTAGGAATTGATATTGTAAACTTAGGATTAATTTATGGAGTAGAGTTAAATGAAGAAGGTCATTGCCAAGTAAATTTAACACTAACAACAATGGGATGCCCATTAGCAGATATTATTACAGATGAAATTCATCGTGCATTAAAGGGAATCGAAGAAATCAAAACCATTGATGTCAAATTAGTTTGGTACCCAGCTTGGTCACCAGAAAAAATGTCTCGTTATGCGCGAATTGCATTAGGAATTCGATAG
- a CDS encoding dTDP-glucose 4,6-dehydratase: protein MVEFDKEKIAKMQQYLAEITDPNFQGSATDKRMAVAELFNYYHSDWQQDAMHFVDKNLELFDDQRMQEIFKTYNSGRKSPQTVIRQEAKSKYKRPMRPGED from the coding sequence ATGGTTGAATTTGATAAAGAAAAAATTGCAAAAATGCAACAATATTTAGCAGAAATAACAGATCCAAACTTCCAAGGAAGTGCTACTGACAAAAGAATGGCTGTAGCAGAATTATTTAATTATTATCATTCAGATTGGCAGCAAGATGCCATGCATTTTGTTGATAAAAATTTAGAGCTATTTGATGATCAACGGATGCAAGAAATTTTTAAAACGTATAACTCTGGAAGAAAAAGTCCTCAAACGGTCATTCGTCAAGAAGCAAAAAGTAAATATAAACGACCAATGAGACCGGGTGAAGATTAA
- a CDS encoding MATE family efflux transporter, with the protein MAKDMTSGNPMKLISRFTLPLLIGNVFQQFYNMADTYFVGRYIGVQALAAVGSTGSIVFFIIGFAISMTAGLAIPLAQKFGAKDMKGVKRSFYVSTLISIGASIVLTTFSMLFCRQILEIMQTPPEIIDYAYEYLMVIFAGIFAQIAFNLLSNILRAIGDANTPLYFLVLSCILNIFLDYVFIVHFSMGVGGSGFATVVSQLFAAVCCYIYIKKKIPMLHIERESLQFSKDFLWHHINISFPMGFQSSIIAIGTITVQIVLNQLGHEAVAGYTAAQKIDQLGILPMMSFGITMATYSAQNYGAKLYDRIWKGVRDCIKLSLTFSFCVGFILILFSPHFMRMFVGVGHESVVEYGRLYILANSISYGILSLLFIYRYTLQGVGKTMIPTIAGMMELMMRVFAAVVLTKIFGYIGLTTANPLAWFGSLVPLAITYYAFKRNYQRYRKFKEE; encoded by the coding sequence ATGGCGAAGGATATGACATCTGGGAATCCGATGAAATTAATTTCTCGGTTTACGTTACCATTATTAATTGGGAATGTTTTTCAACAATTTTATAATATGGCAGATACTTATTTTGTTGGTAGATATATTGGTGTACAAGCACTTGCAGCCGTTGGTTCAACAGGAAGTATAGTATTTTTTATTATCGGGTTTGCCATTAGTATGACCGCTGGTTTAGCAATTCCTCTTGCCCAAAAATTTGGGGCTAAAGATATGAAAGGAGTAAAAAGAAGTTTCTATGTTTCAACTTTAATTTCTATAGGAGCTTCGATTGTATTGACGACATTCAGTATGCTATTTTGTCGTCAAATATTAGAAATAATGCAAACTCCTCCAGAAATTATTGACTATGCTTATGAATATTTAATGGTAATTTTTGCAGGAATTTTTGCTCAGATTGCTTTTAACTTATTATCGAATATTTTACGGGCAATTGGAGATGCCAATACGCCACTTTATTTCTTAGTTCTTTCATGTATTTTAAATATCTTTTTAGACTATGTATTTATAGTTCATTTTAGTATGGGAGTTGGGGGTTCTGGATTTGCAACAGTAGTCAGTCAATTATTTGCAGCTGTTTGTTGTTATATTTACATTAAAAAGAAAATTCCAATGTTACATATTGAAAGAGAGTCATTACAGTTTTCAAAAGACTTTTTATGGCATCATATAAATATTTCGTTCCCAATGGGATTTCAATCGTCGATTATTGCGATTGGAACGATAACTGTTCAAATCGTTTTAAACCAATTAGGACATGAAGCGGTAGCTGGATATACTGCTGCACAAAAGATTGACCAATTAGGAATATTACCAATGATGTCATTTGGAATTACAATGGCGACTTATTCTGCTCAAAATTATGGAGCAAAATTATATGATCGTATTTGGAAAGGGGTTAGAGACTGTATTAAACTTTCCCTTACATTTAGTTTTTGTGTAGGGTTTATTTTAATCTTATTTAGTCCACATTTTATGAGAATGTTTGTAGGTGTGGGTCATGAATCGGTAGTGGAATATGGCAGACTTTATATTTTAGCCAATTCTATATCTTACGGTATTTTGTCTTTATTATTTATTTATCGTTATACATTACAAGGTGTGGGGAAAACAATGATTCCAACAATTGCAGGAATGATGGAATTAATGATGCGTGTTTTTGCTGCAGTAGTTTTAACAAAAATTTTTGGTTATATTGGATTAACGACTGCCAATCCATTAGCGTGGTTTGGTTCATTAGTTCCATTAGCAATTACTTATTATGCATTTAAAAGAAACTATCAACGTTATAGAAAGTTCAAGGAGGAGTAA